The proteins below are encoded in one region of Telopea speciosissima isolate NSW1024214 ecotype Mountain lineage chromosome 10, Tspe_v1, whole genome shotgun sequence:
- the LOC122642928 gene encoding centromere protein V isoform X1, whose amino-acid sequence MICIFSSFTLITAIRTTSLLSGLWDCLEMDSEKVVHNGGCHCKQVRWQVQAPKSVVAWKCNCSDCDMRGNIHFIVPATCFELLGESKESLTTYTFGTHMAKHTFCKVCGITSFYIPRSNPDGIAVTVRCVEPGTLDHIEIRHFDGRNWGRSYNNSSISSFSKVENDRPE is encoded by the coding sequence ATATGCATCTTTTCATCTTTTACCCTGATCACAGCTATAAGAACTACATCTCTTCTAAGCGGCTTGTGGGACTGTTTGGAAATGGATTCTGAGAAAGTGGTGCACAATGGAGGATGTCATTGCAAGCAGGTGAGATGGCAAGTACAAGCACCAAAAAGTGTTGTTGCTTGGAAGTGCAACTGTTCTGACTGCGACATGAGAGGCAACATTCATTTCATAGTCCCTGCCACATGCTTTGAATTGTTAGGAGAGTCGAAGGAGTCTCTCACAACATACACCTTTGGCACACACATGGCAAAGCACACCTTCTGCAAGGTTTGTGGCATAACCTCCTTCTATATACCACGATCAAATCCTGATGGGATAGCTGTGACTGTCAGGTGTGTGGAACCTGGTACACTGGATCACATTGAGATCAGGCATTTTGATGGGAGAAACTGGGGAAGATCCTACAACAATTCATCCATTTCTTCATTCTCAAAAGTGGAGAATGACAGGCCAGAATGA
- the LOC122642928 gene encoding centromere protein V isoform X2 — protein sequence MDSEKVVHNGGCHCKQVRWQVQAPKSVVAWKCNCSDCDMRGNIHFIVPATCFELLGESKESLTTYTFGTHMAKHTFCKVCGITSFYIPRSNPDGIAVTVRCVEPGTLDHIEIRHFDGRNWGRSYNNSSISSFSKVENDRPE from the coding sequence ATGGATTCTGAGAAAGTGGTGCACAATGGAGGATGTCATTGCAAGCAGGTGAGATGGCAAGTACAAGCACCAAAAAGTGTTGTTGCTTGGAAGTGCAACTGTTCTGACTGCGACATGAGAGGCAACATTCATTTCATAGTCCCTGCCACATGCTTTGAATTGTTAGGAGAGTCGAAGGAGTCTCTCACAACATACACCTTTGGCACACACATGGCAAAGCACACCTTCTGCAAGGTTTGTGGCATAACCTCCTTCTATATACCACGATCAAATCCTGATGGGATAGCTGTGACTGTCAGGTGTGTGGAACCTGGTACACTGGATCACATTGAGATCAGGCATTTTGATGGGAGAAACTGGGGAAGATCCTACAACAATTCATCCATTTCTTCATTCTCAAAAGTGGAGAATGACAGGCCAGAATGA